A genomic window from Salvelinus alpinus chromosome 10, SLU_Salpinus.1, whole genome shotgun sequence includes:
- the LOC139531671 gene encoding jouberin-like, translating to MQSNIYRQQNEHFEVFTTVLSPQVHRGRCQFRQAEADKMVVKRSYKPHWPDELALTRGEFILVLCKDDEARWFGRLQNGQQGYFPASHVMEQSHQDDEPAKDVRRLARRGSAPATYAGGTGALRLQALRRASRAAAGGGPEGAGGAEGEREGPILILKSQISLPNRLPQPLPQPQPQAHSSPSFLHRILSKHRRRSDCHGSSNTGYMAD from the exons ATGCAGAGCAACATCTACAGGCAGCAGAATGAGCACTTTGAAGTCTTTACCACTGTCCTCTCCCCACAAG TTCACCGGGGACGATGCCAATTCAGACAGGCAGAGGCTGACAAG ATGGTGGTAAAGCGCAGCTACAAGCCCCACTGGCCAGATGAGCTTGCGCTGACCCGGGGTGAGTTCATCCTGGTTCTGTGTAAAGATGATGAGGCCCGGTGGTTTGGGCGGCTGCAAAACGGACAGCAGGGATACTTCCCGGCCTCGCATGTCATGGAGCAGAGCCACCAG GATGATGAGCCAGCTAAAGACGTCCGCCGCTTAGCGAGACGGGGTTCAGCTCCGGCCACGTATGCAGGTGGTACTGG CGCACTCAGGCTGCAGGCCCTCCGCAGAGCCAGCAGAGCAGCGGCAGGAGGGGGGCCGGAGGGGGCCGGGGGGgccgagggggagagagagggccccATCCTGATACTGAAGTCCCAGATCTCTCTCCCTAACAGGCTGCCCCAGCCCCTGCCCCAACCCCAGCCACAGGCACACAGCTCCCCAAGCTTCCTGCACAGGATCCTATCCAAGCACCGTCGGAGGAGTGATTGTCATGGGTCCAGCAACACGGGCTACATGGCCGACTAA
- the LOC139531670 gene encoding ribosome biogenesis regulatory protein homolog, which yields MAACSIEGLLAKAEQDEAEKLKSITVQKELDLEFDIGNLVAYDKNRIDIRLFREQKKEDFLRSLARDNTQLLVNEIWKHPTERVEEVIVVKLPEPTTALPREKPPPKPRPPTKWEEFAKLKGIQKKKKTNLVWDDVAKEWKRRWGYKRVNDGTKEWLIEVPETADPNEDQFAKRNKAKKEKVAKNELHRLRNIARAQKIKVPGVGLTPTAQQSKTDLARAVNVAKSSTASAGKFQERLPKEKAPRNTGKKRKFQPVIGNFSNEKQRQLDLLKVMDSKKPRLDVNKAVNKQMREDDREESAAKFKKGGKKGRKGGNFSGKGKGGGGKGKGKGRAGGKGQGPPSGKKGAGKPGKR from the coding sequence ATGGCTGCGTGCAGTATAGAAGGCTTGCTTGCTAAAGCTGAACAAGATGAGGCTGAAAAACTGAAAAGTATCACCGTTCAGAAAGAACTGGACCTCGAGTTTGACATTGGAAACTTGGTCGCATACGACAAGAACCGTATTGACATTCGATTGTTTCGTGAACAGAAGAAAGAGGATTTTCTGCGTTCGCTAGCTCGTGACAACACGCAGCTCCTGGTCAACGAGATATGGAAGCATCCaactgagagagttgaggagGTAATCGTAGTCAAACTACCCGAGCCGACCACTGCACTGCCGAGAGAGAAGCCCCCACCAAAGCCCAGGCCTCCAACCAAATGGGAGGAATTCGCCAAACTGAAGGGGATCCAAAAGAAGAAGAAAACTAACCTGGTATGGGACGATGTTGCCAAAGAGTGGAAGCGGCGTTGGGGCTACAAGCGTGTCAATGATGGCACAAAAGAGTGGCTGATTGAGGTTCCCGAAACGGCAGACCCTAACGAGGACCAATTCGCCAAACGCAACAAAGCAAAgaaggagaaggtggcaaagaacGAGCTGCATCGCCTGAGGAACATAGCCAGGGCACAGAAAATCAAAGTACCAGGTGTTGGACTCACACCGACCGCCCAGCAATCCAAAACTGACCTGGCTAGGGCTGTCAATGTGGCCAAGTCATCCACCGCTTCCGCAGGTAAATTCCAAGAGCGCTTACCTAAGGAGAAAGCTCCCAGAAACACCGGGAAGAAGAGGAAATTCCAGCCGGTCATTGGTAACTTTTCCAATGAAAAGCAGAGGCAGCTGGATCTGCTGAAAGTGATGGACAGTAAGAAACCTCGTCTGGACGTCAACAAAGCTGTAAACAAACAAATGCGAGAGGATGACCGAGAGGAGTCTGCAGCTAAATTTAAGAAGGGGGGAAAGAAGGGGCGCAAGGGTGGTAACTTCTCTGGAAAAGGAAAGGGTGGTGGTGGGAAGGGCAAAGGTAAAGGAAGAGCAGGGGGTAAGGGTCAAGGACCACCTAGTGGTAAAAAAGGAGCTGGGAAACCAGGGAAGCGCTAA